In Dermacentor silvarum isolate Dsil-2018 chromosome 2, BIME_Dsil_1.4, whole genome shotgun sequence, the following proteins share a genomic window:
- the LOC119441574 gene encoding uncharacterized protein LOC119441574 isoform X1 translates to MFRKAVQRYPNKLYNIAARCLGKPVPSPEEQIGLWLYAKGVSAIMVLPFLVNQRGDDMFTKMTPEQEFAHPTLLYTGDNRISSKALCVKCGYVCVDVLDFTSGVTEVFLFSMYWGFQHRIHQLCGADTLIAATHD, encoded by the exons CCCGAATAAGCTGTACAACATTGCTGCAAGGTGCCTTGGTAAACCAGTACCCAGCCCTGAGGAACAGATTGGACTCTGGCTAT ATGCAAAAGGCGTGAGCGCCATCATGGTTCTACCATTTCTTGTCAATCAGCGAGGGGACGACATGTTCACAAAAATG ACGCCAGAACAGGAGTTTGCCCACCCCACATTGCTGTACACTGGCGACAACCGCATCTCTTCCAAGGCcctgtgtgtgaagtgtggaTATGTATGTGTAGATGTATTGGACTTCACTTCCGGTGTAACGGAGGTATTTTTATTTTCTATGTACTGGGGCTTTCAACATCGAATACATCAGCTCTGCGGAGCAGACACTCTCATTGCTGCAACACATGATTGA